Proteins encoded together in one Quercus lobata isolate SW786 chromosome 3, ValleyOak3.0 Primary Assembly, whole genome shotgun sequence window:
- the LOC115979015 gene encoding uncharacterized protein LOC115979015, with translation MVMGSTKRRRESCEMKKKKMKTDISLLENMGIYDMEGHTIAPNWTPFDALVEVAFVARKKHRKFHRLFQEKSLKKPISVEEEIPTAVTVPVRNKRSRFGDQDDDDDQDCRFELETKKNKPILVEQEKAFMFTTTAVPVSKRVRLGDQDEWCLETKKKKQSWESRLPIKAKIPPGPNPPPDLPQEFLVEIEEMGGRDKLLVIQKKLFKTDITKGNNRFSIPLRQIVRTDFLTEEEKEKLRAGQEIQVQFIDPTLKSGHIVLVQWDMPKDTGNTSSTYVLRSTWNEVRDSNGLKIDDVVQLWSFRVNKEACNDASSSNTNKGRLCFALVLVQKAKDEQSMS, from the coding sequence ATGGTTATGGGTTCaaccaaaagaagaagggaaagttgtgagatgaagaagaagaagatgaaaacagATATTTCTTTGTTAGAGAACATGGGTATTTATGATATGGAGGGGCATACTATTGCTCCCAATTGGACTCCATTTGACGCGTTGGTTGAGGTCGCCTTCGTAGCCAGAAAAAAACATCGCAAGTTTCATAGGCTCTTCCAAGAAAAGTCTCTCAAGAAGCCAATCTCTGTGGAAGAAGAAATCCCTACTGCTGTGACTGTGCCTGTTCGAAACAAGCGATCAAGATTTGGGGAccaggatgatgatgatgatcaagACTGCCGTTTTGAGTTGGAAACCAAGAAAAACAAGCCAATCCTTGTGGAGCAAGAAAAAGCCTTCATGTTCACAACCACTGCTGTGCCTGTTTCAAAGAGAGTAAGATTGGGAGATCAAGATGAATGGTGTTTGGAAaccaagaaaaagaagcaatCTTGGGAATCAAGATTGCCAATCAAGGCTAAAATTCCACCGGGTCCAAACCCACCACCTGATCTACCTCAAGAGTTCCTGGTTGAGATCGAAGAAATGGGTGGGCGTGACAAATTGTTGGTGATACAGAAAAAGCTTTTCAAGACTGACATAACTAAGGGTAATAATCGGTTTTCAATACCATTAAGGCAAATAGTGAGGACAGATTTCTTGActgaggaagagaaagagaagctTAGAGCAGGGCAAGAAATACAAGTGCAATTCATCGATCCCACGCTTAAGAGTGGTCATATTGTTTTGGTTCAATGGGACATGCCTAAGGATACGGGCAACACGAGTTCAACCTATGTATTGAGATCCACTTGGAACGAAGTCCGGGATTCGAATGGTCTCAAGATAGATGATGTCGTGCAACTCTGGTCTTTCCGTGTGAACAAAGAAGCTTGCAATGATGCCTCTTCTTCTAATACAAACAAAGGACGGCTCTGTTTTGCACTTGTGTTGGTTCAAAAGGCAAAGGATGAACAGTCAATGTCATGA
- the LOC115980886 gene encoding uncharacterized protein LOC115980886 has product MKQRLLQESNCADRGDDEDSNRRRTSTPEEACSDLLREMRKEMDELRNAIKGKMDQSLERIVRKMDSPFTMAVQECPIPSKFRLPQLEPFDGLKDPLDHLNTFRTTLGLQQPPDEILCRSFPTTLKGAAREWFNKLPTSSIDNFEQLSSSFVRHFVGEQRPKRIADHLLTIRQGEKEPLRSYVTRFTRGMLEVNETDDKVHLTTFKAGLKSRDFVASMAKNPPKTMAVALLKAQKYMNAEEALAAIDGAEKNKEKKKEKEDDRRGQKRDWADRRNDDGNRQREEKNSRPAKFTPLMMPVDQILTEIRDKPSLKWPRPLHSAPGLRKKRKYCRFRKDHGHYTEDCRDLKEQIEELIRNGKLQQYIKRGDSDKYGQKSQQGSSKRDEDRPQPHPQNALGEIKTIAGGPITGGSFKSLRKSYQRQVNSVHSIPPLKQRQTDGDLYFSEEDARSVKQPHDDPLVIMIMIEGFNTRRVLVNSGSSVDIIYLPAFQQLKLDPKRFRPFESPLVSFSGDKVYPRGIVTLTVTAGSYPLQVKFPTEQGIGEIKGDRVLARECYQAVLASKENHTWTIEEKSPEIVEKLETVELAEGSPPKTTQIGTSLSPRTKEEIVNFLKSNLDIFAWSHEDMPGIPSSLIQHHLNVDQGKKPVQ; this is encoded by the exons ATGAAGCAACGGTTGCTACAGGAAAGTAATTGTGCAGACAGGGGCGACGACGAAGACAGCAACAGAAGGCGAACCAGCACTCCGGAAGAGGCATGCTCGGATCTATTAAGAGagatgaggaaagagatggacgaactgAGGAACGCCATCAAAGGAAAAATGGACCAAAGCCTGGAGAGGATCGTCCGGAAGATGGACTCACCTTTTACCATGGCCGTCCAGGAGTGCCCAATACCCTCCAAGTTCCGTCTACCCCAGCTAGAACCCTTCGACGGGCTGAAAGATCCCTTGGATCACCTGAATACCTTCAGGACAACCCTAGGCCTCCAACAGCCACCTGATGAGATTTTGTGTCGCTCCTTCCCTACAACTCTCAAAGGAGCAGCTAGGGAGTGGTTCAACAAGTTGCCAACATCGTCCATTGATAACTTTGAACAGTTAAGCAGTTCCTTTGTTCGTCATTTCGTAGGCGAGCAGCGTCCAAAAAGGATTGCCGACCATCTGCTCACCATCAGACAAGGAGAGAAGGAACCATTGAGGTCTTATGTGACACGTTTCACCCGAGGAATGCTGGAAGTAAACGAGACGGATGATAAGGTACATCTCACAACCTTCAAAGCAGGGTTGAAGTCTAGAGATTTTGTGGCATCTATGGCAAAGAACCCCCCTAAGACAATGGCCGTGGCATTGTTGAAggcacagaagtacatgaacgcggaaGAAGCCCTAGCAGCCATTGACGGAGCAGAAAAgaacaaggaaaagaagaaggaaaaggaggaCGATCGACGAGGGCAAAAAAGGGATTGGGCTGATCGACGGAATGACGATGGAAACAGgcagagagaggaaaagaactCTCGTCCAGCGAAATTCACACCGCTGATGATGCCCGTTGACCAAATTCTGACGGAGATAAGGGACAAACCGTCTCTCAAGTGGCCAAGACCACTCCATTCAGCGCCTGGTTTACGCAAAAAGAGGAAATACTGCCGCTTCCGCAAAGATCATGGGCATTACACGGAGGATTGCAGGGACCTGAAAGAGCAAATTGAAGAGCTCATCCGTAATGGGAAACTACAACAGTATATAAAAAGGGGAGATTCTGACAAGTACGGACAGAAAAGCCAGCAAGGTAGTTCAAAGAGAGATGAAGACCGCCCTCAACCTCATCCACAAAATGCACTGGGGGAGATAAAAACTATCGCCGGAGGACCAATCACTGGGGGATCATTCAAATCCCTCAGGAAATCATACCAAAGGCAGGTAAACAGTGTCCACAGTATACCCCCGTTGAAGCAAAGACAAACCGATGGAGACTTGTACTTCTCTGAGGAAGATGCCAGAAGTGTAAAGCAACCTCATGATGACCCACTCGTCATTATGATCATGATCGAGGGGTTCAACACGCGAAGAGTCCTGGTCAACAGTGGAAGCTCAGTCGACATAATCTATCTTCCTGCCTTCCAGCAACTAAAACTAGACCCAAAAAGGTTCCGTCCTTTTGAGTCTCCCCTCGTCAGTTTCAGTGGGGACAAGGTATACCCTAGGGGAATAGTGACGTTGACAGTGACAGCTGGATCATACCCCCTCCAG GTGAAGTTCCCAACAGAACAGGGGATCGGAGAAATTAAAGGAGACCGGGTGTTGGCAAGAGAATGCTATCAGGCCGTCCTGGCCTCAAAAGAGAACCATACGTGGACGATCGAAGAGAAATCGCCAGAGATTGTGGAAAAGCTTGAAACAGTAGAGCTAGCTGAAGGGAGTCCACCAAAGACGACCCAAATAGGGACGAGCTTGAGTCCCAGGACGAAGGAAGAGATCGTCAACTTCCTGAAAAGCAACCTCGATATATTTGCATGGAGCCACGAAGATATGCCAGGAATCCCATCAAGCCTCATCCAGCATCACCTGAATGTTGACCAAGGAAAGAAGCCCGTCCAATAG